From one Cucurbita pepo subsp. pepo cultivar mu-cu-16 chromosome LG17, ASM280686v2, whole genome shotgun sequence genomic stretch:
- the LOC111778979 gene encoding gibberellin 2-beta-dioxygenase 2-like, whose amino-acid sequence MPFPTAMRSKKTKAVGIPTIDLSESRARTSKSIVEACQHFGIFKVINHGVSDHAIANLERQAFDFFGQTAPEKHRAGPAAPFGYGCKAIGPNGDIGDLEYILLRSDPASIAETSASISNSPLGFSYVVNEYVKSVRELACEILDLVGEGLWLPNKSVFSNLIRDVQSDSVLRINYYPAAVKHTEKSRELSSKSHLSTNKVGFGEHSDPQILTILRSNDVDGLQISLHDGLWTPVCPDPSAFYVLIGDAFQAMTNDRFVSVRHRAMANNSKKARMSIMYFGAPPLNAWIAPPSDMMLPKDQSLYKPFTWAQYKKAAYSLRLADSRLNLFKAS is encoded by the exons ATGCCTTTTCCGACAGCCATGAGATCCAAGAAGACAAAGGCCGTCGGAATTCCGACCATAGATCTCTCCGAAAGCAGAGCAAGAACTTCCAAATCCATTGTCGAGGCCTGCCAGCACTTTGGCATCTTCAAAGTCATCAACCATGGAGTTTCTGACCATGCCATTGCTAATCTTGAACGCCAAGCCTTTGATTTCTTTGGCCAAACGGCGCCCGAGAAGCACCGTGCTGGCCCTGCCGCCCCCTTCGGCTATGGCTGCAAAGCCATCGGCCCCAACGGCGACATCGGCGACCTCGAGTATATCCTTCTTCGCTCCGACCCTGCTTCCATTGCTGAAACCTCCGCCTCCATCTCCAACAGCCCTCTTGGTTTTAG CTATGTTGTGAATGAGTACGTTAAAAGTGTAAGAGAATTAGCATGTGAGATTCTTGATCTGGTGGGGGAGGGTCTATGGTTACCAAACAAGTCTGTCTTCAGTAACCTCATCAGAGACGTCCAAAGTGATTCAGTTTTGAGGATCAATTACTACCCTGCAGCAGTCAAGCACACTGAAAAAAGTAGGGAACTTTCATCGAAATCCCACCTTTCAACTAACAAGGTTGGATTTGGGGAGCATTCTGACCCTCAGATCTTGACCATCTTGAGATCGAACGATGTCGATGGCCTCCAAATCTCCTTGCACGACGGGTTGTGGACACCTGTATGTCCCGACCCGTCTGCATTCTACGTCTTGATTGGTGATGCTTTTCAG GCAATGACAAATGATAGATTTGTAAGTGTGAGGCATAGGGCAATGGCAAACAACTCAAAGAAGGCAAGAATGTCAATCATGTACTTTGGGGCACCACCATTGAATGCATGGATAGCTCCTCCATCAGATATGATGCTCCCCAAGGACCAATCTCTATATAAGCCTTTCACTTGGGCTCAATACAAGAAAGCTGCTTATTCTCTTAGATTAGCTGACTCTCGTCTTAATCTCTTCAAAGCTTCTTAA